One region of Natronolimnobius baerhuensis genomic DNA includes:
- a CDS encoding PadR family transcriptional regulator, producing the protein MDQLTGFQRDLLYVIAGKERPSGQEILDDINRYIDQPVTHGRLYPNLDTLVETELVEKGQLDRRTNYYALTPKGRRVLEQRQEWVDQYVDV; encoded by the coding sequence ATGGATCAACTAACTGGATTCCAGCGTGACTTGCTGTACGTCATCGCCGGAAAAGAACGGCCGTCCGGACAGGAAATACTCGACGACATCAATCGGTACATCGACCAACCCGTTACACATGGGCGACTGTATCCGAATCTCGACACACTCGTCGAGACAGAACTTGTCGAAAAAGGACAACTCGACCGTCGAACGAATTACTACGCGCTGACGCCAAAGGGCCGACGCGTTCTCGAGCAGCGCCAGGAGTGGGTTGACCAGTACGTCGACGTCTAA
- a CDS encoding pyridoxamine 5'-phosphate oxidase family protein produces MSSIPDSLHELFEKETFAHFGTVTPSGAPHVTPVWIDYDPEADRLLVNTERGRQKEQNVRSTPAVGLSMVDPENPYEYLSVIGEVTEITTDGARDHIDELARRYTGSAYEMPIETERVILRIRPDNVIAPRTD; encoded by the coding sequence ATGTCATCGATTCCCGACTCCCTCCACGAGTTGTTCGAGAAAGAAACGTTCGCCCACTTTGGGACGGTAACCCCAAGTGGAGCACCCCATGTGACGCCAGTCTGGATCGACTACGACCCGGAGGCAGATCGACTATTGGTCAACACAGAACGCGGTCGACAGAAAGAGCAAAACGTCCGTTCGACCCCTGCAGTCGGACTGAGTATGGTCGATCCCGAAAACCCCTACGAGTATCTCTCTGTTATCGGTGAAGTAACCGAGATTACGACCGACGGTGCCCGTGATCATATCGACGAACTCGCGAGACGATACACGGGGTCGGCCTACGAGATGCCGATTGAAACCGAGCGAGTGATTCTGCGTATCCGACCAGACAACGTCATTGCACCCCGTACCGACTAA
- a CDS encoding Gfo/Idh/MocA family protein, which translates to MTYDIIQVGTGGQGGRWCTEYLPPNVENGRLNVVAAVDTDESALANAKSGLGLSDDQCYTDAETAFQEQDADCCAIVVPPQFHEDIVDAALAHDLHILSEKPIADTLEAAVRIAKKVERAGKKMGVTMSHRFDRDKTTLRRELRTGNHGPLDYLMLRFTCNCRSYGSWGAFRHDIEDTLLIEGGVHHLDILADLADARCETIYAQTWLPEWGEYAGDAQALVNMTFENGTRAVYEGAKTNAVALNGWGNEYIRAECRDSTLVLDERDLEQYEYDPAAEPQLTDGADDSAADSIALSTDGPWANTWLIEQFVDWLDGGEPMATNVQDNLQSMALIEAAIQSSTTGEPVAVQELLEETTRRVSLE; encoded by the coding sequence ATGACATACGACATTATCCAGGTCGGAACCGGCGGACAGGGCGGACGCTGGTGTACCGAGTATCTCCCGCCGAACGTCGAGAACGGGCGTCTCAACGTCGTCGCCGCAGTCGATACGGACGAATCGGCGCTGGCAAACGCCAAATCGGGGCTTGGATTGAGCGACGATCAGTGTTATACCGATGCCGAGACTGCCTTTCAGGAACAGGATGCCGACTGCTGTGCAATCGTCGTCCCACCCCAGTTCCACGAAGACATCGTTGATGCCGCACTCGCACACGACCTGCACATTCTCTCGGAGAAACCCATCGCGGACACGCTTGAGGCGGCCGTCCGAATCGCAAAAAAGGTCGAGCGCGCAGGCAAGAAAATGGGCGTGACGATGAGCCATCGGTTCGACCGCGATAAGACAACATTACGGCGGGAACTTCGGACAGGCAACCACGGTCCACTTGACTATCTGATGCTTCGGTTTACGTGTAATTGCCGCTCGTACGGGAGTTGGGGCGCGTTCCGGCACGATATCGAGGATACGCTCCTGATCGAAGGTGGTGTCCACCACCTCGATATTCTTGCCGACCTCGCAGACGCACGTTGTGAGACGATCTACGCCCAGACATGGCTCCCCGAGTGGGGCGAGTACGCTGGCGACGCACAGGCGCTCGTCAATATGACGTTCGAAAACGGGACACGAGCAGTGTACGAAGGCGCAAAGACGAACGCCGTCGCACTCAACGGCTGGGGGAACGAATACATCCGCGCCGAATGCCGTGACTCCACGCTCGTCCTCGACGAACGTGACCTCGAGCAGTACGAATACGATCCGGCCGCTGAACCACAGTTGACTGACGGCGCCGACGACAGTGCAGCCGATTCAATTGCGCTCTCGACTGATGGGCCATGGGCTAACACGTGGCTCATCGAGCAGTTCGTCGACTGGCTCGACGGTGGCGAGCCGATGGCGACGAACGTCCAAGACAATTTGCAGTCAATGGCACTCATCGAGGCCGCAATCCAGAGCAGTACCACCGGCGAGCCCGTGGCCGTGCAGGAACTACTCGAGGAGACGACCCGACGCGTTTCACTCGAGTAA
- a CDS encoding bacterio-opsin activator domain-containing protein, protein MSKTDTDSHSADEKSTDGENETSDLEPDDTTETSETLRILLIEDNPGDARLIEEMLKDTEELAQRVRGDDAASGTPTLTHKSRLEEGLAVLTDTAIDIVLLDLNLPDSSGLETLESVHGESDETPIVVLTGLRDQQVGVEAIQRGAQDFLVKDEVTSELLVRTIHHAIERARQERERRRQREQLESLNRLNRVGHDITQAVITTETRAELEQRVCDRLAESDAYRFAWIGGVNPGSDQIVPKAAAGVEDGYLETVDISVSEDEPSGQGPTGTAIRTGDVQVANNIQTDPAYEPWRGAAIERGYNSSVSIPVAHEDLVYGALNIYAVDADAFNGPETTILSRIGDTIAHAITAIERRDALVSDAVIELEFRVEAMAEELVSLSATESCTIKLEQLVRGDETLLAYGSATDVSQEAFAEAVEDTNGIDDVRFLAAKREAFEFELVAPAAVSLFETIATHGGRVDSATISDGEFRFVVELPRGRDTRQMIELLKEDHSGVTYLAQRTAERSDSTNGNSTSVLEDELTEKQRAALETAYFAGYFDWPRESTGEEIAERLGIAPATFNQHLRTAERKFFDATLDE, encoded by the coding sequence ATGAGCAAAACAGACACAGACTCTCACTCAGCAGATGAGAAGAGTACAGACGGTGAGAACGAAACAAGTGACCTCGAGCCCGACGACACCACGGAGACCAGCGAGACGCTTCGAATCCTCCTGATCGAGGACAATCCCGGCGATGCGCGACTCATCGAGGAGATGCTCAAAGATACCGAAGAGCTTGCCCAGCGAGTACGCGGTGACGACGCTGCAAGTGGAACCCCAACGCTGACACACAAGTCGCGTCTCGAGGAGGGGCTTGCTGTCCTCACAGATACCGCAATCGACATCGTCTTGCTCGATTTGAACTTGCCCGACAGCAGTGGCCTCGAGACACTCGAATCAGTTCATGGCGAGAGTGACGAGACGCCGATTGTCGTGTTGACTGGGTTAAGAGACCAACAGGTCGGTGTGGAGGCGATTCAGCGCGGAGCCCAAGACTTCCTCGTCAAAGACGAAGTGACGAGTGAGTTGCTCGTGAGGACGATCCATCACGCAATCGAGCGCGCTCGCCAGGAACGCGAGCGACGACGCCAGCGCGAGCAACTCGAGTCGCTCAATCGCCTGAATCGGGTTGGTCACGACATTACGCAGGCGGTAATTACAACGGAAACGCGAGCGGAACTCGAACAGCGCGTCTGTGACCGACTCGCCGAATCGGACGCCTACCGCTTTGCCTGGATCGGTGGCGTCAATCCCGGAAGCGACCAGATCGTACCGAAAGCGGCCGCTGGCGTCGAAGATGGGTATCTCGAGACAGTCGATATCAGCGTCTCGGAGGACGAACCAAGCGGGCAAGGGCCAACCGGCACCGCGATTCGAACCGGTGACGTACAGGTTGCGAACAACATCCAGACCGATCCTGCGTACGAACCCTGGCGTGGGGCGGCAATCGAACGCGGATATAACTCCTCAGTCTCAATTCCAGTTGCACACGAAGATCTCGTCTACGGGGCGTTAAACATCTATGCAGTGGATGCAGACGCATTTAACGGACCCGAAACGACGATTCTCTCCAGAATTGGGGACACCATCGCACACGCCATCACGGCAATCGAGCGCCGCGATGCACTGGTCAGTGATGCCGTCATCGAACTCGAGTTTCGAGTCGAGGCGATGGCCGAGGAACTCGTTTCACTGTCGGCAACCGAATCGTGTACGATAAAACTCGAGCAACTCGTCCGGGGCGACGAGACACTGCTTGCCTACGGGTCGGCGACGGACGTCTCACAGGAGGCATTCGCGGAGGCAGTCGAAGACACCAACGGCATCGATGACGTTCGATTCCTCGCAGCCAAACGCGAGGCATTCGAGTTCGAACTCGTTGCACCCGCAGCTGTCTCCCTATTCGAAACAATCGCAACGCACGGCGGCCGTGTCGACTCCGCAACGATCAGCGACGGCGAGTTCCGCTTCGTCGTCGAACTCCCGCGCGGTCGAGACACCCGGCAGATGATCGAACTCCTCAAAGAGGACCACTCGGGCGTTACCTACCTCGCCCAGCGGACGGCCGAACGAAGCGACTCGACGAACGGCAACTCCACGAGCGTCCTCGAGGACGAACTCACCGAAAAGCAACGAGCAGCCCTCGAGACGGCGTACTTTGCGGGATACTTTGACTGGCCGCGCGAGAGTACCGGTGAAGAAATCGCTGAGCGCCTCGGGATTGCGCCTGCAACGTTCAACCAGCATCTGCGGACTGCCGAGCGAAAGTTTTTCGACGCGACGCTCGACGAGTAG
- a CDS encoding sugar phosphate isomerase/epimerase family protein — translation MNVGVLTAPLYDQSVEEAIEYLDSIGVDAIELGCGGFVGDEHLSTDALDDEETQAELLEAVDQYDMEISALATHNNPIHPDDEKAAEDDQQLRDAIALAGQLDVDAVTCFSGLPGGSPNDETPNWITAPWPPEHLEALEYQWEVGIDYWSEINDLAEEHDVDIGIEMHPNMLVYEPDGMLKLRREAGDRIGANFDPSHLYWQGIDVTEAIRMLGEEDAIHHFHAKDTKVYDANARTKGVLDTAPYTEEADRSWLFRSIGYGHGEEHWKDVVSTLRMVGYDGALSIEHEDSLTSGREGLEKAVDVLSRAVFETEPGDAYWAE, via the coding sequence ATGAACGTTGGTGTACTTACGGCGCCCCTGTATGACCAGTCAGTCGAAGAAGCAATCGAATATTTAGACAGCATCGGCGTCGACGCCATCGAACTCGGCTGTGGTGGCTTCGTCGGCGACGAACACCTGAGCACGGACGCTCTGGACGACGAAGAGACCCAGGCCGAACTACTCGAGGCCGTCGACCAGTACGACATGGAGATTAGCGCACTGGCGACGCACAACAACCCGATTCACCCCGACGACGAGAAAGCTGCCGAAGATGACCAGCAACTTCGAGACGCTATTGCACTCGCTGGCCAACTCGATGTCGATGCAGTCACCTGTTTCTCCGGACTGCCCGGCGGGAGTCCGAACGACGAGACGCCGAACTGGATCACCGCCCCCTGGCCGCCCGAGCATCTCGAGGCACTCGAGTATCAGTGGGAGGTCGGTATCGACTACTGGAGCGAGATCAACGATCTCGCCGAGGAACACGACGTCGATATCGGGATCGAGATGCATCCAAACATGCTCGTGTACGAGCCTGACGGAATGCTCAAACTTCGCCGGGAAGCAGGCGACCGAATCGGGGCAAACTTCGATCCCTCACACCTGTACTGGCAGGGCATCGACGTGACCGAGGCAATTCGGATGCTCGGCGAGGAAGACGCAATTCATCACTTCCACGCCAAAGACACCAAGGTCTACGACGCCAACGCCCGCACGAAAGGCGTTCTCGACACCGCACCGTACACCGAGGAAGCCGACCGCTCGTGGCTGTTCCGCTCTATCGGCTACGGACACGGCGAAGAACACTGGAAAGACGTTGTTTCCACGCTCCGAATGGTCGGCTACGACGGCGCACTCTCAATCGAACACGAAGACTCGCTGACCAGCGGCCGCGAAGGTCTCGAGAAAGCAGTCGACGTGCTCTCTCGAGCCGTTTTCGAGACGGAACCCGGCGACGCCTACTGGGCCGAGTAG
- a CDS encoding HalOD1 output domain-containing protein, with the protein MNQTATGLESITGTAEPKLSVAVITAVANRQGCDPSDLPPLYDAIDPDALDAVFDSTRADGARQGRLSFTYDGHEVVIDSDEQTQLIIDGTVVGGTQATIGSDSPAGF; encoded by the coding sequence ATGAACCAGACAGCCACCGGACTCGAGTCCATCACGGGAACTGCCGAACCAAAACTCAGTGTTGCGGTTATCACCGCAGTTGCGAACCGTCAGGGATGTGATCCGAGCGACTTACCACCACTGTACGATGCAATCGATCCGGATGCACTCGATGCAGTCTTCGACTCGACACGCGCGGATGGCGCGCGACAGGGCCGACTCTCGTTTACATACGATGGTCACGAAGTCGTCATCGACTCCGATGAGCAGACACAACTCATCATCGACGGGACCGTCGTCGGTGGAACACAGGCAACGATTGGGTCGGATTCGCCGGCCGGCTTCTGA
- a CDS encoding TRAM domain-containing protein, translated as MLGTTSLVLGTIVGVIFLTWLVRRFRGGGTSAAKRESQARHQEAQQRDPPVDIGDTHTVAVHEFTEHHTGEQQAVCKIEGFVVFVEDIPADLEAGDTLEAKILSFNRGHTSATAAFQGRA; from the coding sequence ATGCTCGGGACCACCTCACTTGTACTTGGTACAATCGTGGGCGTCATATTCCTCACGTGGCTGGTTCGACGTTTCCGTGGCGGGGGGACCAGCGCCGCCAAGCGCGAGTCTCAAGCCCGCCACCAGGAAGCCCAACAACGCGATCCGCCCGTGGATATCGGCGACACTCATACCGTTGCCGTCCACGAGTTCACCGAACACCACACCGGCGAGCAACAGGCCGTCTGCAAGATCGAAGGCTTCGTTGTTTTTGTCGAAGACATCCCTGCCGACCTCGAGGCTGGAGACACCCTCGAGGCAAAGATTCTCTCGTTTAACCGTGGCCATACGTCCGCGACCGCGGCGTTTCAGGGTCGTGCCTAA
- the arcS gene encoding archaeosine synthase subunit alpha, translated as MTDYFEVHERDGAARIGELRLADARTTPALVDDILEDAGSLWATDRDVPEGDESTLTVLPHRGFPGGTAEEVQASFAVEHPDVEFPSVAVISSETAEDHGTDAYAVSDVQSAMGHGAALVETVVNVRESIPADTALYFSGVATPRNVALLAYAGVDLFDETAAVIKGTEGRYLTTDEAYFLEDLEELPCSCPACQQSREEFTREDCAEHNRNALQAELGIVRRRIRDGRLRDYLEGQARQDQWLTAAMRELDSQWGYLEERTPILRDSQISAATEDTLRRVEIQRYADRVTSRYRNRFDNPLVLVPCSAAKPYSESQSHRQFHDVIQWRAHLVSMTSPIGVVPQELETTYPAQHYDTVVTGRWSEDEKQFVSSVLERYLERNEYSKIIAHVPGEGYRDIVGRVEESLDLDITYTVAEHPTDDESLANLGEALSGELKYSKREREHNTVRAIADYLLGDGAGDDLFADIQTTSRYPKIQVRDREDTQLATMVPQYGTLSFTLEGAKRWLESDAPTKRVEIDGFVPHGSVLAPGVVDADEDIRVGDEVIVEGPKAFAIGRAEMFGREMTESTRGIACEIRHVEET; from the coding sequence ATGACCGACTACTTCGAAGTTCACGAGCGCGACGGGGCCGCGCGCATCGGTGAGTTGCGACTCGCCGACGCCCGGACAACCCCTGCGCTCGTCGACGACATACTCGAGGATGCGGGCTCGCTGTGGGCCACCGACCGCGACGTTCCCGAGGGCGACGAGTCAACGCTTACCGTCCTCCCCCACCGCGGATTCCCCGGTGGTACGGCCGAGGAAGTCCAAGCGTCGTTCGCTGTCGAGCACCCGGACGTCGAGTTCCCGAGTGTCGCCGTCATCTCGAGCGAGACGGCCGAGGACCACGGCACCGATGCGTATGCGGTCTCTGACGTGCAGTCTGCGATGGGCCACGGCGCGGCGCTGGTCGAAACCGTCGTAAACGTCCGCGAATCGATTCCCGCCGACACCGCGCTCTATTTCTCCGGTGTTGCCACCCCGCGAAACGTTGCGTTGCTCGCCTACGCTGGCGTCGACCTGTTCGATGAGACCGCCGCCGTCATCAAGGGCACCGAGGGCCGCTATCTCACCACCGACGAGGCGTACTTCCTCGAGGATCTCGAGGAACTGCCCTGCTCGTGTCCGGCCTGCCAGCAGTCCCGCGAGGAGTTCACTCGCGAGGACTGCGCCGAGCACAACCGAAACGCCCTCCAGGCGGAACTCGGTATCGTCCGCCGGCGCATCCGCGACGGCCGACTCCGAGACTATCTCGAGGGACAGGCCCGCCAGGATCAGTGGCTCACCGCCGCGATGCGCGAACTGGATTCGCAGTGGGGTTATCTCGAGGAGCGAACGCCGATCCTCCGTGATTCGCAGATTTCGGCCGCGACCGAAGACACGCTCCGGCGCGTTGAGATCCAGCGCTACGCCGACCGCGTGACGAGTCGGTACCGAAATCGATTCGATAACCCGCTCGTGCTCGTCCCCTGCTCGGCCGCCAAACCCTACAGCGAGTCCCAGAGCCACCGCCAGTTCCACGATGTTATCCAGTGGCGCGCCCACCTCGTCTCGATGACGAGTCCCATCGGCGTCGTTCCACAGGAACTCGAGACGACCTACCCGGCCCAACACTACGACACCGTCGTCACCGGTCGCTGGTCCGAAGACGAAAAACAGTTCGTGAGTTCGGTGCTTGAGCGCTACCTCGAGCGCAACGAGTACTCGAAGATTATCGCACACGTTCCCGGAGAGGGCTACCGCGACATCGTGGGCCGCGTCGAGGAGTCACTCGACCTCGATATCACCTACACCGTTGCCGAGCATCCGACCGACGACGAGTCACTCGCGAACCTCGGCGAGGCGCTGTCGGGCGAACTCAAATACTCCAAACGCGAGCGCGAGCACAACACCGTCCGCGCCATCGCGGACTACCTGCTCGGCGACGGCGCTGGCGACGACCTCTTTGCAGACATCCAGACCACGAGTCGCTACCCCAAGATTCAGGTCCGCGACCGCGAGGACACCCAACTCGCGACGATGGTTCCCCAGTACGGCACCCTCTCGTTTACGCTCGAGGGCGCAAAACGCTGGCTCGAGAGCGACGCTCCCACGAAGCGCGTCGAAATCGACGGCTTCGTCCCCCACGGCAGCGTGCTCGCGCCGGGTGTCGTCGACGCCGACGAGGACATTCGTGTCGGCGACGAAGTGATCGTCGAAGGGCCGAAGGCGTTCGCCATCGGCCGCGCAGAGATGTTCGGCCGCGAAATGACCGAGAGTACGCGCGGTATCGCCTGCGAGATCCGCCACGTCGAAGAGACGTAA
- a CDS encoding NUDIX hydrolase codes for MPTDPLAWETRDRDVAYSCPGFDVINESVRLPDGTETDFDYVSEPASVCILPFTPDGDVVCIDEWRQAVSRVNRGLPVGGTEPDDDDLEAAARRELAEETGHEADHLEALVTVEPANGFADSVMHFFVAHGCRPTAEQELDHNESIRSQTVGFDELLEALREGAIRDGRTVLALSYYQLFAADAGE; via the coding sequence ATGCCAACGGATCCGCTCGCCTGGGAAACGCGAGATCGAGACGTAGCCTACTCCTGTCCCGGCTTCGATGTTATTAACGAGTCCGTTCGACTCCCCGACGGTACCGAGACTGACTTCGATTACGTCTCCGAACCCGCAAGTGTCTGCATCCTCCCGTTTACGCCCGACGGCGACGTCGTCTGCATCGACGAATGGCGTCAGGCCGTTTCTCGAGTCAACCGCGGTCTCCCTGTTGGCGGCACCGAACCCGATGACGACGACCTCGAGGCCGCGGCTCGACGCGAACTCGCCGAAGAGACCGGCCACGAAGCCGACCACCTCGAGGCGCTGGTCACTGTTGAACCGGCAAACGGATTCGCCGACTCCGTGATGCACTTTTTCGTCGCCCATGGCTGTCGCCCGACTGCCGAGCAGGAACTCGATCACAACGAAAGTATCCGCTCACAGACGGTCGGTTTTGACGAGTTGCTCGAGGCACTCAGGGAGGGTGCGATTCGTGATGGACGAACCGTGCTCGCGCTGTCGTACTACCAGTTGTTTGCCGCCGACGCTGGCGAGTGA
- a CDS encoding response regulator — MNAESGTAEGAQILLVEDNPGDVRLTKEAFKQGRIENDLYVVSDGTEALEFLTQEHEYSDAPRPDLILLDLNLPRTDGEEVLLELKADPELRSIPVIVLTSSRAEEDIARSYELHANAYLTKPVDPDEFIETVRAFEEFWFSVVRLPPEVEK, encoded by the coding sequence ATGAATGCAGAATCCGGGACGGCAGAGGGAGCACAGATTTTGCTCGTTGAGGATAACCCGGGTGATGTTCGGCTCACGAAAGAGGCGTTCAAACAGGGACGCATCGAAAATGATCTCTATGTCGTCTCTGATGGGACTGAGGCGCTCGAATTTCTCACACAGGAACACGAATACAGCGATGCCCCACGGCCGGATCTGATCCTGCTCGATCTCAATCTCCCGCGAACTGACGGCGAAGAGGTACTCCTCGAGTTAAAGGCAGATCCAGAGTTGCGGTCGATTCCGGTCATCGTACTCACGAGTTCGCGTGCCGAAGAGGACATCGCACGGTCGTATGAACTACACGCGAATGCATACCTCACGAAACCGGTCGATCCGGACGAGTTCATCGAAACCGTTCGTGCGTTCGAGGAGTTCTGGTTTTCTGTCGTCCGGTTACCCCCAGAGGTCGAAAAGTAA
- the tgtA gene encoding tRNA guanosine(15) transglycosylase TgtA has translation MRECFEIRDLDAGGRIGELTVPRAGVTVETPALLPVINPNLDTLSPRRMAEEFGAEILITNSYIIHSTDDIRERALENGLHEVLDFPGAIMTDSGSFQLSEYGEIDVTSEEILEFQHAIGSDIGTPVDIPTPPDVHRERAEDELATTQDRLERAQGVETGEMLVNAPVQGSTYPDLREEAGRHANATALDVFPVGAVVPLMNDYRYDDMVDAVAGAKRGLGADAPVHLFGAGHPMMFALGVAMGCDLFDSAAYALYARDDRYLTVRGTRHLEDLDYLPCSCPVCTEHSPDDLRALDDDARETELAAHNLHVTFEEIRRIKQAIRAGNLLELVEQRARAHPTMLDGYRALLDHAAQLEQSDPVSKGAFFYTSQESARRPEVVRHQQRLERLSVPESLFLTEGQPTSSDEFDDSWRVEPPFGPFPRALSKSYPLTAEVPDRTDRAALEAAAEGVARLVEANPDTDMTLGHRGWPASVLECVPASVALIDLTAE, from the coding sequence ATGCGCGAGTGCTTCGAAATTCGGGATCTCGATGCTGGCGGGCGGATCGGCGAGTTGACCGTTCCGCGCGCCGGCGTCACCGTCGAGACGCCCGCTCTCCTGCCGGTGATCAATCCAAATCTGGATACCCTCAGTCCCCGCCGAATGGCCGAGGAGTTCGGTGCTGAAATCCTCATCACGAACTCCTACATCATCCACAGTACCGACGACATCCGCGAACGCGCCCTCGAGAACGGCCTCCACGAGGTCCTCGATTTCCCCGGCGCGATCATGACCGACTCCGGCTCGTTCCAACTCTCCGAGTACGGCGAAATCGACGTCACAAGCGAGGAAATCCTCGAGTTCCAGCACGCAATCGGCTCCGATATCGGGACGCCCGTCGACATTCCGACGCCGCCCGATGTCCACCGCGAGCGCGCCGAAGACGAACTGGCGACGACCCAGGACCGACTCGAGCGCGCCCAAGGCGTCGAGACGGGCGAGATGCTGGTCAACGCGCCGGTACAGGGTTCGACCTACCCCGACCTCCGCGAGGAGGCGGGCCGTCACGCGAACGCGACGGCCCTCGACGTCTTCCCCGTTGGCGCGGTCGTCCCGCTGATGAACGACTATCGCTACGACGACATGGTCGACGCCGTCGCCGGCGCAAAACGCGGACTCGGTGCCGATGCGCCCGTCCACCTCTTCGGTGCCGGCCACCCCATGATGTTCGCGCTGGGCGTCGCGATGGGCTGTGACCTCTTTGATTCCGCCGCCTACGCGCTCTACGCGCGCGATGACCGCTACCTGACCGTTCGCGGCACGCGCCATCTCGAGGACCTCGACTACCTGCCCTGTTCGTGTCCCGTCTGTACCGAGCACTCGCCCGACGACCTGCGCGCGCTGGACGACGACGCGCGGGAAACGGAACTCGCCGCTCACAACCTCCACGTCACGTTCGAGGAAATTCGCCGCATCAAGCAGGCGATTCGCGCCGGCAACCTCCTCGAGTTGGTTGAACAGCGCGCCCGCGCACACCCCACCATGCTCGACGGCTACCGCGCCCTGCTCGACCATGCCGCCCAACTCGAGCAGTCCGATCCCGTCTCGAAGGGTGCCTTCTTCTATACCTCACAGGAGAGCGCCCGCCGACCCGAAGTGGTGCGCCATCAGCAGCGTCTCGAGCGCCTCTCGGTGCCGGAGTCGCTGTTCCTCACGGAGGGCCAACCCACCAGTAGCGACGAGTTCGACGACTCCTGGCGCGTCGAACCACCGTTTGGCCCGTTCCCGCGCGCGCTCTCGAAAAGCTATCCGCTCACTGCTGAAGTGCCCGACAGAACCGACCGAGCTGCACTCGAGGCCGCAGCCGAGGGGGTCGCCCGACTTGTCGAGGCCAACCCCGACACCGACATGACGCTCGGGCATCGTGGCTGGCCCGCAAGTGTGCTCGAGTGTGTTCCTGCTAGTGTGGCGCTGATAGACCTCACTGCAGAGTAA